A window of the Streptococcus sp. 116-D4 genome harbors these coding sequences:
- a CDS encoding YceD family protein encodes MKFNIQEIRNQSEGLRFEQTLDLAADLRARNQEILDVKDILAVGKVQYEDRMYFLDYQLSYTIILASSRSMEPVELVESYPVTEVFMEGATNQLDQEVLDDDLVLPIENGELDLAESVSDNILLNIPIKVLTAEEEAGQGFVSGNDWQIMTEEEYQAQQAVKKEENSPFAGLQGLFDGDE; translated from the coding sequence ATGAAATTCAATATTCAAGAAATTCGTAATCAGTCTGAAGGCTTGCGTTTTGAACAAACGTTAGACCTAGCCGCAGACCTGCGTGCACGCAATCAAGAAATTTTAGATGTAAAAGATATCCTTGCAGTTGGGAAAGTACAGTACGAAGACCGTATGTATTTCCTAGATTACCAGTTGTCTTACACCATTATCCTTGCTTCAAGTCGTAGTATGGAGCCAGTTGAGTTAGTTGAATCTTATCCAGTCACAGAAGTTTTCATGGAAGGGGCAACCAACCAGTTAGATCAAGAAGTTCTAGATGATGATTTGGTCCTGCCTATCGAAAATGGAGAACTGGACCTTGCTGAGAGCGTGTCAGACAATATCCTGCTAAACATTCCTATCAAGGTCTTGACGGCTGAAGAAGAGGCTGGTCAAGGATTTGTGTCAGGAAATGATTGGCAAATCATGACTGAGGAAGAATACCAAGCCCAACAAGCAGTTAAGAAAGAAGAAAACAGTCCTTTTGCTGGCTTACAAGGACTATTTGACGGAGACGAATAA